The following coding sequences are from one Neovison vison isolate M4711 chromosome X, ASM_NN_V1, whole genome shotgun sequence window:
- the NKRF gene encoding NF-kappa-B-repressing factor produces the protein MAGGRLLLGGDFLSPPPLPPLPPPPLPPLPPPPPEPVLEQWRYSHESDWQWALRRSFICRHLHSYPGAALDQLLALSAAWTNHVFLGCRYSPRLMEKILQMAEGIDIGEMPSYDLMLSKPSKGQKRHLSACDGQNPPKKQAGSKLHARPRFEPVHFVASSSKDERQEDPYGPQTKEVNEQTHFAGMPRDIYQDYTQDSFSVQDGNSQYCDSSGFIFTKEQPVTANMYFDSGNPAPSSTSQPANPQSGPEPSPSQTFPESVVAEKQYFIEKLTATIWKNLSNPEMTSGSDKINYTYMLTRCIQACKTNPEYIYAPLKEIPPADIPKNKKLLTDGYACEVRCQNIYLTTGYAGSKNGSRDRATELAVKLLQKRIEVRVVRRKFKHTVGEDLVVCQVGMPTHDFPPALKPPEELVVLAKDASGQPIFNASAKHWTNFVLTENANDAIGILNNSASYNKMSVEYKYEMMPNRTWRCRVFLQDHCLAEGYGTKKTSKHAAADEALKILQKTQPTYPSVKSSQCQTGSSPRGSGKKKDIKDLVVYENSSNPVCTLNDTAQFNRMTVEYVYERMTGLRWKCKVILESEVIAEAVGVKKTVKYEAAGEAVKTLKKTQPTVINNLKKGAVEDVISRNEIQGRSAEEAYKQQIKEDNIGNQLLRKMGWTGGGLGKSGEGIREPISVKEQHKREGLGLDVERVNKIAKRDIEQIIRNYARSESHTDLTFSTELTNDERKQIHQIAQKYGLKSKSHGVGHDRYLVVGRKRRKEDLLDQLKQEGQVGHYELVMPQAN, from the exons ATGGCTGGCGGACGTCTGCTGCTGGGGGGCGACTTCCTgtcgccgccgccgctgccccccctcccgccgccgccgctgccgcccctcccgccgcccccgcccgaGCCAGTGCTGGAGCAGTGGCGCTATAGCCACGAAAGTGACTGGCAGTGGGCTCTGCGGCGCAGCTTCATCTGTCGCCACCTGCACAGCTATCCCGGGGCTGCCCTGGACCAGCTCCTCGCGCTCTCCGCCGCCTGGACCAACCACGTTTTCCTGGGCTGCAG GTACAGCCCACGCCTGATGGAAAAAATTCTCCAAATGGCTGAAGGTATTGATATTGGGGAGATGCCTTCATATGATCTGATGCTGTCCAAACCTTCCAAAGGTCAAAAACGTCACCTCTCGGCATGTGACG GTCAAAATCCTCCTAAAAAGCAAGCCGGTTCCAAATTGCATGCGAGACCTCGTTTTGAGCCTGTGCATTTTGTAGCTAGTAGTTCAAAGGATGAGAGACAGGAAGATCCCTATGGCCCTCAAACAAAAGAGGTAAATGAACAAACACATTTTGCCGGCATGCCAAGAGACATCTACCAAGATTATACTCAAGACTCTTTCAGTGTGCAGGACGGGAATTCTCAGTATTGTGATTCATCAGgatttattttcacaaaagagCAGCCTGTAACAGCCAACATGTATTTTGACAGCGGGAACCCCGCCCCAAGCAGCACGTCACAGCCGGCAAACCCTCAGTCGGGCCCTGAGCCTTCCCCGTCACAGACATTTCCTGAGTCAGTGGTAGCCGAGAAGCAGTACTTTATTGAAAAATTGACAGCGACTATCTGGAAGAACCTTTCGAACCCGGAGATGACTTCTGGCTCTGATAAAATCAATTACACCTATATGTTAACTCGGTGCATTCAGGCATGTAAGACGAATCCTGAGTACATATACGCTCCTTTAAAAGAGATCCCTCCTGCTGACatccccaaaaataaaaaacttctaacAGACGGTTATGCGTGTGAAGTCAGATGCCAAAATATCTACTTAACCACGGGTTACGCCGGCAGCAAGAatgggtccagggatcgagctaCTGAGCTAGCTGTGAAACTCCTACAGAAGCGTATTGAAGTTCGAGTCGTCCGGCGGAAGTTCAAGCACACGGTTGGGGAGGACCTTGTGGTGTGTCAGGTCGGCATGCCCACCCACGACTTTCCTCCGGCCCTGAAGCCGCCGGAGGAGCTGGTGGTGCTCGCTAAAGATGCCTCCGGGCAGCCGATTTTTAACGCTTCCGCCAAACACTGGACCAATTTTGTCCTTACCGAAAACGCAAACGATGCAATCGGCATCCTCAACAATTCCGCCTCGTACAACAAGATGTCAGTCGAGTACAAGTATGAGATGATGCCAAACCGCACGTGGCGTTGCCGTGTGTTTCTGCAAGACCACTGCTTAGCTGAAGGTTACGGaaccaaaaaaacaagtaaacacGCGGCTGCTGATGAGGCCTTGAAAATCCTCCAGAAAACACAGCCCACCTACCCCTCGGTCAAAAGTTCACAGTGCCAGACAGGCTCTTCACCCAGGGGatctggaaagaagaaagatataaAGGATCTGGTAGTTTACGAGAATTCTTCAAATCCAGTGTGCACCCTGAACGACACGGCCCAGTTCAACCGCATGACGGTCGAGTACGTGTACGAAAGAATGACCGGCCTCCGGTGGAAATGCAAGGTGATCCTCGAGAGTGAAGTGATCGCAGAAGCCGTCGGGGTGAAGAAAACGGTCAAATACGAAGCCGCCGGGGAAGCTGTGAAAACCCTTAAGAAGACCCAGCCGACCGTCATCAACAATTTGAAGAAGGGGGCTGTCGAAGATGTGATTTCCAGAAACGAAATCCAGGGCCGCTCAGCGGAGGAGGCTTACAAACAACAGATCAAAGAAGACAACATAGGAAACCAGCTGCTGAGAAAGATGGGCTGGACGGGCGGTGGTTTAGGTAAATCTGGCGAGGGCATTCGGGAGCCCATCTCTGTCAAAGAGCAGCATAAGCGAGAAGGGCTCGGTCTTGACGTGGAGAGGGTGAACAAAATCGCCAAGAGAGATATTGAGCAGATCATCCGCAACTATGCCCGCTCCGAGAGCCACACGGATTTGACTTTCTCCACGGAGCTGACTAACGACGAGCGGAAGCAGATACACCAGATTGCCCAGAAGTACGGCCTTAAGAGTAAGTCGCATGGGGTCGGCCACGATAGGTACCTGGTGGTAGGAAGAAAAAGACGGAAGGAAGACCTACTAGATCAGCTCAAACAGGAAGGCCAAGTGGGGCATTACGAGCTCGTGATGCCTCAAGCCAATTGA